One Perognathus longimembris pacificus isolate PPM17 chromosome 2, ASM2315922v1, whole genome shotgun sequence DNA segment encodes these proteins:
- the LOC125342430 gene encoding olfactory receptor 13A1-like gives MAVNNHTTVEEFVLQGFSGDLWLQAIFLVIFLLLYLLALLGNFIIVMAISLNPVLHTPMYFFLTNLALLDIVCTSTVLPKLLEGLLGKSSTISYRGCMTQLFFLTWFLGAELLLLTAMAYDRYVAICRPLHYSSMMSRPVCLLLASAVWVVSAISTSVHTGLMARLHFCGPNQIRHFLCEVPSLLLLSCSPTTLNNIMIVIADAYFGVVNFLLTMVSYGSIIASILRIRSAEGKRRAFSTCSAHLLVVTLYYSTVIYTYVLPGSGSSMENGKVVALLYTAVSPTLNPLIYSLRNKDVKVALRKMVPCLG, from the coding sequence ATGGCAGTGAACAACCACACAACTGTTGAGGAGTTTGTCCTGCAGGGTTTCTCTGGAGACCTTTGGCTCCAGGCGATCTTCTTGgtcatcttccttctcctttacCTCCTGGCTCTTTTGGGAAATTTCATTATTGTCATGGCCATCAGCCTGAATCCAGTCCTTCATACCCCAATGTACTTCTTCCTTACTAACTTGGCCCTGTTAGACATTGTCTGTACATCCACTGTCCTCCCCAAGCTCCTGGAGGGCCTGCTGGGCAAGAGCAGCACCATCTCCTACAGGGGCTGCATGACCCAGCTCTTCTTCTTGACATGGTTCCTGGGGGCAGAGCTGTTGCTGCTCACagccatggcctatgaccgctatgtggctaTCTGCCGCCCTCTGCACTACAGTTCCATGATGAGCCGGCCTGTCTGCCTCTTGCTGGCCAGTGCTGTGTGGGTGGTCAGTGCCATCAGCACATCTGTGCACACAGGCCTTATGGCACGGCTCCATTTCTGCGGCCCCAACCAGATCCGTCACTTTCTCTGTGAAGTCCCCTCACTGCTGCTGCTGTCCTGCAGCCCAACCACCCTGAACAACATCATGATTGTCATCGCAGATGCTTATTTTGGTGTGGTCAACTTCCTGCTGACTATGGTGTCCTATGGCAGTATCATTGCCAGCATTCTGCGTATCCGCTCAGCAGAAGGCAAGCGGCgggccttctccacctgctctGCACACCTGCTGGTGGTCACACTCTACTACTCCACAGTCATCTACACCTATGTTCTCCCTGGCTCTGGCTCCTCCATGGAAAATGGTAAGGTGGTTGCTTTGTTATACACTGCCGTCAGCCCCACCCTGAATCCCCTCATCTACTCTCTGCGGAACAAGGATGTCAAAGTGGCCCTCAGGAAGATGGTCCCCTGCCTTGGGTGA